A single window of Entomoplasma ellychniae DNA harbors:
- a CDS encoding ABC transporter permease: MSEALIRYALSFFVIFSLASLAAMICERSGVINLGIEGFMIIGCMIYALLPKALAIINVDYDSYWIIIFIASIILAILGTFLFSLLHSFIVLKLKTDQIVSGTVINLLAQGIGFFLVGVENLGSSGNIQGTISPILQETPAVSIYFIITLIFITGLFGYFKFTKIGTRHIAAGENPNALDTAGVSVNKYRFIAISVSSCLAGLAGIIYTINIKVQFAVPDVNGIGFISLAIMVIGQWKVLLIVFVSFVFSIFFTIGKMINIPNFTFGLAPLLPFLMSLVVMVIASKWSIAPKEAGIPFDKTLR; the protein is encoded by the coding sequence CTCAGGAGTTATTAATTTAGGTATTGAGGGCTTTATGATTATAGGTTGTATGATATATGCATTACTACCTAAAGCTTTAGCAATAATAAATGTTGATTATGATAGTTATTGAATAATAATATTCATAGCTAGTATAATACTAGCTATTTTAGGAACATTTTTATTTTCATTGCTACACTCTTTTATTGTTTTAAAATTAAAAACTGATCAAATAGTTTCAGGAACAGTAATTAACTTATTAGCGCAAGGAATTGGTTTTTTCTTAGTTGGGGTTGAAAATCTTGGTAGTTCAGGCAATATACAAGGAACAATAAGTCCTATTTTACAAGAAACCCCAGCTGTAAGCATTTATTTTATTATTACATTAATTTTTATAACAGGGTTATTTGGATATTTCAAATTTACAAAAATTGGAACAAGACATATTGCTGCTGGGGAAAACCCTAATGCTTTAGATACTGCTGGGGTTAGTGTTAATAAATATCGTTTTATAGCAATTTCTGTTTCTTCATGTTTAGCTGGCTTAGCTGGAATTATTTACACAATTAACATAAAAGTACAATTTGCTGTTCCTGATGTAAATGGAATTGGATTTATTTCACTAGCAATTATGGTTATTGGACAGTGAAAAGTATTACTAATTGTATTTGTATCATTTGTGTTTTCCATTTTCTTTACAATAGGGAAAATGATTAATATTCCAAACTTTACGTTTGGTCTAGCTCCATTGCTCCCATTCTTGATGTCACTAGTTGTAATGGTAATTGCATCAAAATGATCAATAGCACCAAAAGAAGCTGGAATACCTTTTGATAAAACTTTAAGATAA
- a CDS encoding phosphatase PAP2 family protein, with protein sequence MNLKLKTKSYNPTLRILITTSLVLIISVFVIGSFYDLKIAEKLVNKESLYGQTFDIFGKIAIIIPLNFIIVGLVYHYVFYKGITKTQGSFIIIIFEILVLFIFLMIESIFFRSNKLLPLQFNALIIIIFDLIISYFWHKNIELVKDKNLVKKIILAIVFVLLIYLSTEILKNVVSRPRPRNVIDGTYEYHAWWQFDWSNAIIGKNKSFPSGHTTSAMSLLAPIFVMNRKSVIVPINFAIALLFAILTAGSRMVLAAHFLTDVTGAMIISIIIFSFLLSIKFKKGKTYE encoded by the coding sequence ATGAATTTAAAATTAAAAACAAAAAGTTATAATCCAACCTTGCGTATACTAATCACCACAAGCTTAGTCTTAATTATAAGTGTATTTGTTATTGGTAGTTTTTATGATCTTAAAATAGCTGAAAAACTAGTTAACAAAGAATCATTATATGGACAAACATTTGATATATTTGGAAAAATAGCTATTATTATACCTTTAAATTTTATTATTGTAGGTTTGGTTTACCACTATGTATTTTACAAAGGGATTACAAAAACACAAGGTTCATTTATAATTATTATTTTTGAAATATTAGTTTTATTCATTTTTTTAATGATTGAATCAATTTTTTTTCGAAGTAATAAATTATTACCTCTTCAATTTAATGCACTTATAATCATTATTTTTGATCTAATTATTTCTTATTTTTGACATAAAAACATTGAGCTTGTAAAAGATAAAAATTTAGTAAAAAAAATTATTTTGGCAATTGTGTTTGTATTGCTAATATATTTATCAACTGAGATACTAAAAAATGTAGTTTCTCGTCCAAGACCAAGAAATGTAATTGATGGCACTTATGAATATCATGCTTGGTGACAATTTGATTGATCAAATGCTATTATTGGAAAAAATAAATCATTCCCATCTGGTCATACAACTTCTGCAATGAGTTTATTAGCCCCAATTTTTGTGATGAATAGAAAATCTGTGATTGTACCAATTAATTTTGCAATAGCGTTGTTATTTGCAATATTAACTGCTGGTTCAAGGATGGTTTTAGCTGCTCATTTCTTAACTGATGTAACTGGTGCTATGATTATAAGTATAATAATCTTCAGTTTTTTATTAAGTATAAAATTTAAAAAAGGTAAAACATATGAATAA
- the typA gene encoding translational GTPase TypA, which translates to MSNKKIINIAVIAHVDAGKSTLVDALLKQGGAFRDNQEVIEQVMDSNDQERERGITIYSKNCAIEYKDIKINIVDTPGHADFSSEVERIMKTVDTVILLVDSSEGPMPQTRFVLSKALELGLNPILMINKIDKKDQRAIEVVDEVLELFMELDATDEQLHFKTIFGIAKNGIAQFSLEDEGKNLDPLFETIVEQVGTYPIELADKPLKMQVSSLAYDSFIGRLGIGRIFEGKIVEGQTVSVVKNDGEVRQGKISKLTVYQGLSKVAVKEAFAGDIINFAGIEHISIGDTVNELNNINPMEPIIIEEPTMSMNFLVNNSPFAGKVGKFVTSRNIKERLEKEMEINVGLKVEPLYNPTIEGFKVLGRGELHLSVLIEQMRREGFELALSKPEVIFRKEEGSKELLEPMERVIINVPTEYSGTVINKLNQRKGLMIDMDSDGIRDKVIYNIPLRALIGFRSEFTNDTHGEGIMVRSFNGFEPYKGEIESRKNGVLISMANGKTLPYALGNIEERGTLFIGPQIEIYDGMIIGQHSRDNDLEVNPTTGKKLTNTRSSGTDDSVRLTPPKLMTLEEALEYIEWDELVEVTPDNIRLRKRWLSSTERKQHRNDNKKAID; encoded by the coding sequence ATGTCAAACAAAAAAATAATTAACATTGCTGTGATTGCCCATGTTGATGCAGGTAAATCTACATTAGTAGATGCTTTGCTAAAGCAAGGTGGAGCTTTCAGAGATAATCAAGAAGTAATCGAACAAGTAATGGATTCAAATGACCAAGAACGTGAACGTGGAATTACTATTTATTCAAAAAACTGTGCTATTGAGTACAAAGATATCAAAATTAATATCGTTGATACACCAGGTCATGCTGATTTTTCAAGTGAAGTTGAACGTATTATGAAAACTGTTGACACAGTTATTCTATTAGTAGATTCCAGTGAAGGTCCAATGCCTCAAACTAGATTTGTTCTATCTAAAGCATTAGAATTGGGATTGAACCCAATCTTAATGATTAACAAGATTGACAAAAAAGATCAAAGAGCTATTGAGGTGGTAGATGAAGTTTTAGAACTATTTATGGAATTAGACGCTACTGATGAACAATTACATTTTAAAACAATTTTTGGAATTGCAAAAAATGGAATTGCTCAGTTCTCATTAGAAGATGAAGGTAAAAATTTAGATCCTTTATTTGAAACAATAGTTGAACAAGTTGGAACATATCCAATTGAATTAGCTGACAAACCTTTAAAAATGCAAGTAAGTTCATTAGCTTATGATTCATTTATTGGACGATTAGGAATTGGAAGAATATTTGAAGGTAAAATTGTTGAAGGTCAAACTGTTAGTGTTGTTAAAAATGATGGTGAAGTTAGACAAGGTAAAATTTCTAAATTAACTGTTTATCAAGGGTTATCTAAAGTTGCTGTTAAAGAAGCTTTTGCTGGAGATATTATTAACTTTGCAGGAATTGAACATATTTCAATTGGTGATACAGTTAATGAACTAAACAACATTAATCCAATGGAACCAATCATTATTGAAGAACCAACAATGAGTATGAACTTTTTAGTTAACAACTCTCCTTTTGCTGGTAAAGTTGGAAAATTTGTAACTTCTAGAAATATCAAAGAACGTTTAGAAAAAGAAATGGAAATTAATGTTGGGTTAAAAGTTGAACCATTATATAATCCAACTATTGAAGGTTTTAAAGTTTTAGGGCGTGGAGAACTTCACTTATCTGTTCTAATTGAACAAATGAGAAGAGAAGGTTTTGAACTTGCACTTTCAAAACCAGAAGTAATTTTTAGAAAAGAAGAAGGTTCAAAAGAATTATTAGAACCAATGGAAAGAGTTATTATTAACGTTCCAACTGAATACTCAGGAACAGTTATTAACAAGTTAAATCAAAGAAAAGGTTTAATGATTGACATGGATAGTGATGGAATTAGAGATAAAGTTATTTATAACATTCCATTACGTGCATTAATTGGTTTCAGAAGTGAATTTACTAATGATACACATGGTGAAGGAATTATGGTTAGAAGTTTTAATGGTTTTGAACCATATAAGGGCGAAATTGAATCACGTAAGAATGGCGTTCTTATTTCTATGGCTAATGGTAAAACTTTACCTTATGCATTAGGCAATATTGAAGAACGTGGAACATTATTTATTGGTCCTCAAATTGAAATTTATGATGGGATGATCATTGGACAACACTCAAGAGACAATGATTTAGAAGTTAACCCAACTACTGGTAAAAAATTAACCAATACTCGTTCAAGTGGAACTGATGATTCAGTTAGATTAACTCCACCTAAACTAATGACTTTAGAAGAAGCTTTAGAATACATCGAATGAGATGAATTAGTAGAAGTAACTCCAGATAACATTAGATTAAGAAAAAGATGATTATCTTCAACTGAAAGAAAACAACATCGAAACGATAACAAAAAAGCTATTGATTAA
- the hpt gene encoding hypoxanthine phosphoribosyltransferase: MALHPLVKRVLLTEEQIKTRVAELATEVAEHYKKNNIKDKDIVVVGILKGCVPFYAEFFMNFKQDVVMDFMVISSYLGGLKSNKQPKINLDLNSDIKNKHVLIVEDIVDTGHTLSFLKDYLKSRKAASVNVVTLVDKPGGRKIEFEANFIGFSIENEFVIGYGLDYDEKLRNLPYIAIMDTDKLKTWEW; this comes from the coding sequence ATGGCATTACACCCATTGGTTAAAAGAGTACTTTTAACAGAAGAACAAATCAAAACAAGAGTAGCAGAATTAGCAACAGAAGTTGCAGAACATTACAAAAAAAACAATATTAAGGATAAAGATATTGTTGTAGTAGGAATCTTGAAAGGGTGTGTACCATTTTACGCAGAGTTCTTTATGAACTTTAAACAAGATGTAGTTATGGATTTTATGGTTATTAGTTCATATCTTGGAGGTTTAAAATCAAATAAACAACCAAAAATTAATTTGGATTTAAATTCAGATATTAAAAATAAACATGTTTTAATAGTAGAGGATATAGTTGATACTGGGCACACATTAAGTTTTTTAAAAGATTATTTGAAATCAAGAAAAGCTGCATCAGTTAATGTTGTAACTTTAGTTGATAAGCCAGGGGGAAGAAAAATTGAGTTTGAAGCTAACTTTATAGGTTTTTCTATTGAAAATGAGTTTGTCATTGGATATGGTCTTGATTATGATGAAAAGTTAAGAAATTTACCATATATTGCTATTATGGACACTGACAAATTAAAAACATGAGAATGATAA
- the eno gene encoding phosphopyruvate hydratase, whose translation MSRIEKIIAREVLDSRGTPTVEVELWTEFGGYGLAKSPSGASTGESEALELRDGDKKRYNGKGVLKAVENVNTKIAPALIGFDVQNQLGLDQIMLDLDGTPFKKKLGANGMLAVSLAAAHAAASELEVPLYRYIGGVQAKRLPVPMLNVINGGEHAESAIDFQEFMIMPVGAPTFKEALRWSSEIFQALKSILHDKGDITAVGDEGGFAPNFHWAYAKQDLASFKKKTPAEVALDLLLEAIEKAGYKTGAEGVMIAMDCASSELYKEDKKYHFKKIEKVTGQEYALDTKEMVAYLQKLVNNYPIISVEDGLHERDWDGFVLLNQKIGDRVQIVGDDLFVTNPEFIKEGINKGAANSTLIKLNQIGTLSETIEAITMSQKAGWTAVVSHRSGETEDSTIADLAVAFNTGQIKTGSMSRSDRIAKYNRLLQIEDELGANAIYDGFKTFYNLKINK comes from the coding sequence ATGTCAAGAATTGAAAAAATTATTGCACGTGAAGTTTTAGATTCACGTGGAACTCCGACTGTTGAAGTTGAGTTATGAACAGAATTTGGTGGTTATGGATTAGCTAAATCTCCATCAGGAGCTTCTACTGGAGAAAGTGAAGCTTTAGAATTAAGAGATGGAGACAAAAAACGTTACAACGGTAAAGGTGTGTTAAAAGCAGTTGAAAACGTTAATACTAAAATTGCTCCAGCTTTAATTGGATTTGATGTTCAAAACCAATTAGGTCTAGACCAAATTATGTTAGATTTAGATGGAACTCCATTTAAGAAAAAATTAGGAGCAAACGGTATGTTGGCTGTTTCATTAGCTGCTGCTCATGCTGCTGCAAGTGAATTAGAAGTTCCTTTATATAGATACATTGGTGGAGTACAAGCAAAACGCTTGCCAGTTCCAATGTTAAATGTTATTAATGGTGGAGAACACGCTGAATCAGCAATCGATTTCCAAGAATTCATGATTATGCCAGTTGGTGCTCCAACTTTTAAAGAAGCATTAAGATGATCATCAGAAATTTTTCAAGCTTTAAAATCAATTTTACATGATAAAGGAGATATTACTGCAGTTGGTGATGAAGGTGGATTTGCACCAAATTTCCATTGAGCTTATGCTAAACAAGATTTAGCTTCATTCAAGAAAAAAACACCAGCTGAAGTAGCTCTAGATTTATTATTAGAAGCTATTGAAAAAGCAGGTTACAAAACTGGTGCTGAAGGTGTGATGATTGCAATGGATTGTGCTTCATCAGAATTATATAAAGAAGATAAAAAATACCACTTCAAAAAAATTGAAAAAGTAACAGGACAAGAATATGCCCTAGATACTAAAGAAATGGTAGCTTACTTACAAAAATTAGTAAACAACTATCCAATCATTTCAGTTGAAGATGGACTACACGAAAGAGACTGAGATGGATTTGTTCTATTAAACCAAAAAATTGGTGATAGAGTTCAAATTGTTGGGGATGACTTATTTGTTACTAACCCAGAATTTATTAAAGAAGGAATCAATAAAGGTGCTGCAAACTCAACTTTAATTAAATTAAATCAAATTGGTACATTATCAGAAACAATCGAAGCTATTACAATGAGTCAAAAAGCTGGTTGAACTGCTGTTGTTTCTCACAGATCAGGTGAAACTGAAGATTCTACTATTGCTGACTTAGCTGTTGCATTCAACACAGGTCAAATTAAAACTGGATCAATGTCACGTTCAGATAGAATCGCAAAATACAATAGATTGTTACAAATTGAAGATGAATTGGGCGCAAACGCAATTTACGATGGATTTAAAACATTCTACAACTTAAAAATTAATAAATAA
- the ruvX gene encoding Holliday junction resolvase RuvX → MNNILALDIGSKTIGLASSNGQIAKKEINLKFEEWDFEAGVNLLTEYIKEKNFKVFVFGYPKNMDGSIGERAEMVDYFIDGFLQYNSHISHSQVIKVDERRTTKMAKAIMIEAGISRAKQKEHKDTLAAQLILEMYIESIKNNN, encoded by the coding sequence ATGAATAATATATTAGCATTAGATATTGGCAGTAAAACTATTGGTTTAGCATCTTCAAATGGTCAAATAGCTAAAAAAGAAATTAATTTAAAGTTTGAAGAATGAGATTTTGAAGCTGGTGTTAATTTATTAACTGAATATATCAAAGAAAAAAACTTTAAAGTATTTGTTTTTGGTTATCCAAAGAACATGGATGGTTCAATTGGTGAAAGAGCTGAAATGGTTGATTATTTTATTGATGGATTTTTGCAATACAATTCACATATATCACATTCACAAGTAATTAAAGTAGATGAGCGTCGAACTACTAAGATGGCTAAAGCTATTATGATTGAAGCTGGAATATCAAGAGCTAAACAAAAAGAGCACAAAGACACATTAGCAGCGCAACTTATTTTAGAAATGTACATTGAAAGTATAAAAAATAACAATTAA